From Pandoraea norimbergensis, the proteins below share one genomic window:
- a CDS encoding ABC transporter permease yields the protein MNAAGAAGSATNASAVSAGRRAWLGLAGLAGIIAIWWLGIALLTTPGSLAAQFSPAAALSALPDLFRDEQLGLHILASLRRIGVGLAWALVLGVPLGFLIGRVRWLDATLTPSLQFLRMVSPLSWMPIAVMSLGVGDPAVYFLLAFAALWPLVMSTAAGVTQIDRRWVQLGESLAATRWEMLWHVYVPGIAAHVLTGVRLAIGILWIVLVPAEMLGVNAGLGYLILDTRDRLAYSELTAVILVIGVLGFGLDWAARFIYRRFSGTMTDE from the coding sequence ATGAACGCCGCAGGTGCCGCAGGTTCTGCAACCAATGCGAGCGCAGTCTCCGCCGGCCGCCGCGCATGGCTCGGGTTGGCGGGACTGGCCGGCATCATCGCGATCTGGTGGCTGGGCATTGCGCTGCTGACCACACCGGGCTCACTGGCGGCGCAGTTCTCGCCCGCGGCAGCACTGAGCGCACTGCCCGACCTGTTTCGCGACGAGCAACTCGGCCTGCATATTCTCGCGAGCTTGCGACGCATCGGCGTCGGGCTTGCATGGGCGCTGGTGCTGGGCGTGCCGCTCGGCTTTCTGATCGGTCGTGTGCGCTGGCTCGACGCGACGCTCACACCATCGCTGCAATTCCTTCGGATGGTGTCGCCACTGTCGTGGATGCCGATCGCCGTGATGTCGCTCGGCGTTGGCGACCCGGCCGTGTACTTTCTGCTCGCGTTTGCCGCATTGTGGCCGCTGGTGATGAGCACCGCCGCAGGCGTGACGCAAATCGACCGGCGCTGGGTGCAGTTGGGCGAGAGCCTGGCGGCCACCCGCTGGGAGATGCTCTGGCACGTCTACGTTCCCGGCATCGCCGCGCATGTGCTGACGGGCGTACGTCTGGCCATCGGCATTCTGTGGATCGTGCTGGTCCCGGCAGAAATGCTGGGCGTGAACGCCGGACTGGGCTACCTGATTCTCGACACCCGCGACCGGTTGGCCTATTCGGAACTGACGGCGGTCATTCTCGTCATCGGCGTGCTCGGCTTCGGCCTCGATTGGGCAGCGCGCTTCATCTATCGCCGCTTTAGCGGAACGATGACCGACGAGTGA
- a CDS encoding ABC transporter ATP-binding protein, with amino-acid sequence MLRGIGLAYGPREILRGVDLSVAPGELVSVLGPSGSGKSTLLRIAAGLLPPSAGTVDIDGAPSSGPRPDVALAFQDPCLLPWLSVEHNVAFGLTFTRQPKLSRDTRRERIDAALTEVGLAHAHHLHPRQLSGGMAQRVALARCLARQPRALLLDEPFGALDEVTRADMQRLLVTVVRDTGAATVLVTHDIDEALLVSDRIVLLGNQGRTLAQWHVDIPAPRETQVEALGALRIEILQALQRAMSREATSAANVTTESNLSGVANSRDVSNATPNSL; translated from the coding sequence ATGCTGCGCGGCATCGGGCTGGCCTACGGGCCGCGAGAAATTCTGCGGGGCGTCGATCTGAGCGTCGCGCCCGGAGAACTCGTTTCCGTGTTGGGCCCGAGCGGCTCCGGCAAATCGACCCTGCTGCGCATTGCGGCCGGGTTGCTGCCGCCGAGCGCCGGCACCGTCGATATCGATGGTGCGCCGTCGAGCGGTCCGCGTCCCGACGTCGCACTTGCGTTTCAAGACCCCTGCCTGCTGCCGTGGCTCTCGGTCGAACACAACGTGGCTTTCGGCCTCACGTTCACGCGCCAGCCCAAGCTCTCGCGCGATACGCGCCGCGAGCGCATCGATGCGGCACTCACCGAAGTCGGGCTTGCCCACGCGCATCATCTGCACCCGCGCCAGCTATCGGGCGGTATGGCGCAGCGTGTTGCGTTGGCGCGATGCCTCGCACGGCAACCGCGCGCGTTGTTGCTCGATGAGCCGTTTGGTGCACTCGATGAAGTCACACGTGCCGACATGCAGCGCCTGCTCGTCACCGTCGTGCGCGATACCGGCGCGGCGACCGTGCTGGTGACGCACGATATCGACGAGGCGCTGCTCGTCTCCGACCGCATCGTGCTGCTCGGCAATCAGGGGCGCACGTTGGCGCAATGGCACGTCGACATTCCCGCGCCGCGCGAGACGCAGGTGGAAGCACTGGGTGCGTTGCGCATTGAAATCCTGCAAGCGCTGCAACGCGCGATGTCGCGCGAAGCAACGAGTGCCGCAAACGTAACAACCGAATCGAACCTGTCCGGCGTCGCGAACTCGCGGGACGTATCGAACGCCACACCGAATTCGCTGTAG
- a CDS encoding AraC family transcriptional regulator, whose product MSRERVTKDQAEHQLGYQASDPSEQPDRVADWLLAGLELKSTLFHVGEYCGAFQASTAGHQRASFHVVLDGGCYLHVGAENGQPARSIRLSKGDAVFLLSDLSHCLSPDAAPPADLSARAGKMTALAAKEREHTTTTTTPSVALACGFFEFRTELDALVLGMLPNPIIARRDSGRHDGLTQIFALIQTEARRPGETPSPLLARLTDLLFYYALREAVHAEDVAPGMWRLMRRDAFGRLAAAIIESPGERWTTDTMADFVHMSRARFCKQFAEIGGQPPAQFVTLVRMKTAAALLRSGVSLPDTAEQVGYQSESAFAQAFKRVTGIQPGAWRRQTSADNATDARLPAPSPAPSADATVTHYALH is encoded by the coding sequence ATGTCGCGAGAGCGGGTGACGAAGGACCAAGCGGAACACCAACTGGGATACCAAGCGAGCGATCCATCCGAGCAACCGGATCGGGTGGCGGATTGGTTATTGGCGGGGTTGGAGTTAAAGAGCACGTTATTCCATGTTGGGGAATATTGCGGGGCTTTTCAGGCGTCGACGGCGGGTCACCAACGCGCGAGTTTCCATGTGGTGTTGGACGGCGGTTGTTACTTGCACGTAGGCGCAGAGAATGGTCAACCTGCGCGATCGATTCGATTGAGCAAGGGCGATGCGGTCTTCTTGCTTTCGGACCTGAGTCACTGCTTATCACCGGATGCGGCACCGCCTGCGGACTTATCCGCACGCGCGGGAAAAATGACCGCGTTAGCAGCAAAAGAACGCGAGCACACCACCACCACCACCACCCCATCCGTCGCCTTAGCCTGCGGCTTCTTTGAATTTCGCACCGAGCTGGACGCCTTGGTTCTCGGCATGTTGCCGAACCCGATCATTGCGCGGCGCGACAGTGGCCGACATGACGGGCTCACGCAAATTTTCGCGTTAATCCAGACGGAAGCGCGCCGCCCGGGCGAGACGCCCTCCCCGTTACTCGCGCGGCTCACCGACTTGCTTTTCTACTATGCGTTGCGTGAAGCCGTGCATGCCGAGGACGTTGCGCCGGGCATGTGGCGTTTAATGCGGCGCGACGCCTTTGGCCGTCTTGCTGCGGCAATCATCGAGTCGCCCGGTGAGCGGTGGACCACAGACACGATGGCAGATTTCGTGCATATGTCGCGGGCGCGCTTTTGCAAGCAGTTCGCCGAGATCGGTGGTCAGCCGCCTGCGCAGTTCGTGACACTAGTGCGCATGAAAACGGCGGCCGCGCTGCTACGCTCGGGCGTGTCATTACCCGACACTGCGGAACAGGTCGGCTATCAGTCCGAGTCTGCGTTCGCGCAGGCATTCAAGCGAGTCACAGGCATTCAACCGGGCGCGTGGCGTCGGCAGACGAGCGCCGACAACGCCACTGACGCGCGTTTGCCAGCCCCCTCCCCTGCGCCTTCCGCTGACGCAACCGTCACACATTACGCGTTACACTGA
- a CDS encoding ABC transporter substrate-binding protein, with protein sequence MCQISRREWLKLASMMTVAGAAPLLASAAARAAVEPDAPLRIGYLPITDATPLLVAHNNGYFEQAGIKAEKPTLLRSWAQLIEAFLSGQVNVVHLLSPMTVWARYGSQAQAKVVAWNHVNGSAITVTNDINKVSDLGGKTVAVPFWYSIHNVVLQGLLAANGLTPVLKKSGAPAANEVNLIVMAPSDMPPALAAKQIAGYIVAEPFNAAAENLKVGKVLRFTGDVWKNHACCVVTMHERDLSARPEWTQKVVDAIVKAQAWTRTHPEDAARLLSKEGENRYTPHPFQVLQRVLAPSAAEEGRYLADKAIVHADWHEKRIDFQPYPYPSYTEALVRHMQKTQVEGNAQFLAKLDPAFVARDLVDDRFVKKSIAAAGGMKAFGLPEGFTRQEVIVV encoded by the coding sequence ATGTGCCAAATTTCCCGCCGTGAATGGCTCAAGCTTGCTTCGATGATGACGGTGGCCGGCGCTGCGCCGCTGCTGGCCTCGGCCGCCGCGCGTGCGGCCGTTGAGCCCGACGCGCCGTTGCGCATCGGCTATCTGCCGATCACCGACGCCACGCCATTGCTCGTCGCGCACAACAACGGGTACTTCGAGCAGGCCGGCATCAAAGCGGAAAAGCCCACCCTGCTGCGTAGCTGGGCACAGTTGATCGAGGCATTCCTGTCGGGTCAGGTCAACGTCGTTCACCTGCTCTCGCCCATGACGGTCTGGGCACGTTACGGCAGTCAGGCGCAGGCCAAGGTCGTCGCGTGGAACCACGTCAACGGCAGTGCGATTACCGTGACGAACGACATCAACAAAGTGAGCGATCTCGGTGGCAAGACCGTTGCCGTGCCGTTCTGGTATTCGATTCACAACGTGGTGCTGCAAGGGCTGCTCGCCGCCAACGGTTTGACGCCGGTACTCAAAAAGTCGGGCGCACCGGCTGCCAACGAAGTGAACCTGATCGTGATGGCCCCGTCGGATATGCCGCCGGCACTCGCCGCCAAGCAGATCGCGGGTTATATCGTGGCGGAACCGTTCAACGCCGCGGCCGAGAACCTCAAGGTTGGCAAGGTATTGCGCTTTACCGGCGACGTGTGGAAGAACCATGCCTGCTGCGTGGTCACGATGCACGAGCGCGATCTGAGCGCACGCCCCGAGTGGACGCAGAAGGTCGTCGACGCAATCGTGAAGGCGCAGGCATGGACGCGTACGCATCCGGAAGACGCCGCCCGCCTGCTCTCGAAGGAGGGCGAGAATCGCTATACGCCGCATCCGTTCCAGGTGTTGCAACGCGTGCTGGCCCCGTCGGCGGCGGAAGAAGGCCGCTATCTGGCGGACAAGGCGATCGTGCATGCCGATTGGCACGAAAAGCGTATCGACTTCCAACCGTATCCGTATCCCAGCTACACCGAAGCCCTCGTGCGTCATATGCAGAAGACGCAGGTGGAGGGCAATGCGCAGTTCCTCGCCAAGCTCGATCCGGCGTTCGTTGCGCGCGATCTGGTCGACGACCGTTTCGTGAAGAAGAGTATTGCGGCCGCGGGCGGCATGAAGGCCTTCGGGTTGCCGGAAGGCTTCACGCGTCAGGAGGTCATCGTTGTCTGA
- a CDS encoding LysR substrate-binding domain-containing protein, which produces MPAFTRGELADLNVFVTICRRQSFREAATELGVTTSALSHAMRNLEARLGVKLLNRTSRSVSPTAAGAALAKELEQGLEQIASAIGALDRYRASPAGRLRLNVPRDAARLLLDPILPRFVAAYPDIELDITVDDRMLDIVAEGFDAGMRYGDTVPGDMIATPLTPSLKWIVVASPAYLARHGRPKLPQDLLSHNCIRMRLGDNSLYKWELGNGSNAIELDVPGALSINETDGVVAAALGGLGLGYVLEQNVRAELAAGTLEAVLSDWAVDGPPLSMYYPSRRQTLPGLRHLIDMIRSEHMGRAA; this is translated from the coding sequence ATGCCTGCTTTCACTCGCGGCGAGCTTGCCGATCTGAACGTTTTCGTCACCATCTGCCGCCGGCAGAGTTTTCGGGAGGCCGCCACCGAGTTGGGCGTGACCACATCGGCGTTGAGCCATGCCATGCGCAACCTTGAGGCACGTTTGGGGGTGAAGTTGCTCAACCGCACCAGCCGGTCCGTGTCACCGACGGCGGCGGGTGCGGCGTTGGCGAAAGAACTGGAGCAGGGGCTTGAGCAGATTGCCTCGGCGATCGGGGCATTGGATCGCTATCGTGCGTCACCGGCGGGTCGTTTGCGTTTGAATGTTCCGCGCGATGCGGCGCGGCTGTTACTCGACCCGATCTTGCCGCGATTTGTGGCGGCGTATCCGGACATCGAGTTGGACATCACCGTCGACGATCGGATGCTTGATATCGTGGCCGAGGGATTCGATGCGGGGATGCGGTATGGCGACACCGTACCGGGCGACATGATTGCGACGCCGTTGACGCCATCGTTGAAGTGGATTGTGGTGGCATCGCCTGCGTATTTGGCGCGGCATGGGCGGCCGAAATTGCCGCAAGATTTGTTATCGCACAATTGCATTCGGATGCGGTTAGGCGACAACTCGCTGTACAAGTGGGAATTGGGGAATGGGTCGAATGCGATCGAGCTGGACGTACCGGGGGCGTTGAGCATCAACGAGACCGATGGTGTTGTGGCGGCGGCGTTGGGTGGGTTGGGGTTGGGTTATGTGCTTGAGCAGAATGTGAGAGCGGAATTGGCGGCGGGCACATTAGAGGCGGTGTTAAGTGATTGGGCGGTGGATGGGCCGCCGTTGTCGATGTATTACCCGAGTCGCCGGCAGACGTTGCCTGGGTTGCGGCACTTGATCGACATGATTCGATCTGAGCATATGGGGCGAGCGGCTTGA
- a CDS encoding acyl-CoA dehydrogenase family protein produces the protein MSTNASASSDATAAVAKTTDAPFGLSVRAPALAAWLDAHAEVLDTDATLGADVVPQLAQAGLLRVGVPMELGGSGGTIGDAIDSVAAVASHSFAAAFVLWGQRTFIEYLLQSPNRGLRERLLPSLLSGELAGATGLSNAMKYLSAIEPLQIRATERAGNGGTPAWQVTGGLPWITNLRKQGFVAAAAADHDAGGPPSIFAVAHDAEGVTRSDDLDLIGLRGTNTAALQMAGTPLDDNDRITDDAPAWLVRVRPAFLGLQCGMSLGLARRSLAATNDGGPGARAAVADEVGALADQIEALATRLKSGVAQGEFVTTPAKLFELRIALAGVVHDAATLEVQTGGGRGYLRGLSGVARRQREAAFVPIVTPSLVQLKNQLAAQRAKSSLPADTAAKPRTGTAS, from the coding sequence ATGAGCACGAACGCCAGCGCATCCAGCGATGCAACTGCGGCAGTCGCAAAGACCACAGACGCGCCTTTCGGCTTGAGCGTGCGCGCGCCCGCGCTTGCCGCATGGCTGGACGCCCATGCGGAAGTGCTGGACACCGACGCCACGCTCGGCGCGGATGTCGTGCCGCAACTGGCGCAGGCCGGGTTGTTGCGCGTTGGCGTGCCTATGGAACTGGGCGGGTCCGGCGGCACGATTGGCGACGCCATCGACAGCGTTGCGGCGGTAGCGAGCCATTCCTTTGCGGCCGCGTTCGTACTGTGGGGCCAGCGCACGTTTATCGAATATCTGCTGCAAAGCCCGAATCGCGGTTTGCGCGAGCGTTTGCTGCCGTCGCTGCTCAGTGGCGAGCTTGCCGGGGCAACGGGGTTGTCGAATGCGATGAAGTATTTGTCAGCCATCGAGCCGTTGCAGATTCGCGCGACCGAGCGCGCCGGCAACGGCGGCACGCCCGCGTGGCAGGTAACGGGTGGCTTGCCGTGGATTACCAACTTGCGCAAACAGGGCTTCGTGGCAGCGGCCGCGGCCGATCATGACGCAGGCGGCCCGCCATCGATCTTCGCGGTTGCGCACGATGCCGAGGGGGTGACGCGCAGCGACGATCTCGACCTGATCGGCTTGCGCGGCACGAACACGGCGGCCTTGCAAATGGCGGGCACACCGCTTGACGACAACGATCGCATTACCGACGACGCCCCCGCATGGCTGGTGCGTGTGCGGCCCGCGTTCCTGGGCTTGCAATGCGGTATGTCGCTCGGTCTTGCGCGCCGTAGTCTTGCGGCAACGAATGACGGCGGCCCGGGCGCACGCGCTGCCGTGGCCGATGAAGTCGGCGCCCTTGCCGACCAGATCGAGGCGCTTGCCACGCGCCTGAAGTCCGGCGTCGCGCAAGGCGAGTTCGTCACGACGCCCGCCAAACTGTTCGAGTTGCGCATTGCGCTGGCAGGCGTGGTTCACGACGCCGCAACGCTTGAAGTGCAAACGGGCGGTGGACGAGGCTACCTGCGCGGATTGTCGGGCGTTGCGCGACGTCAGCGCGAGGCGGCGTTCGTGCCGATCGTGACCCCGAGTCTCGTGCAGTTGAAGAATCAGTTGGCGGCGCAGCGAGCGAAGTCATCTCTCCCCGCTGACACTGCCGCAAAACCCCGGACCGGAACGGCCTCATGA
- a CDS encoding carboxymuconolactone decarboxylase family protein, whose protein sequence is MSRLPLHTVETAPEASRPFLEKSLAANGFLPNLVASLANAPTALETYLTVGAINGRASLTLAEREVVQITAAGIHGCGFCVAGHTAVALKKAQLPEALVNEIRDQQTLSDAKLDAVAVFTRAVIATRGAVSDAEFSAFKSAGFDDAAALEVVLGVSLATLCNFANNLSQNELNPQLAAYRWAPKGQAA, encoded by the coding sequence ATGAGCCGACTGCCGTTGCATACCGTTGAGACCGCCCCGGAGGCGAGCCGTCCGTTTCTAGAGAAATCGTTGGCGGCGAATGGATTCCTGCCGAACTTGGTGGCGTCGCTTGCCAATGCACCGACGGCGCTCGAGACGTACCTGACCGTGGGCGCGATCAACGGCCGCGCGAGCCTGACGCTGGCCGAGCGCGAAGTGGTGCAGATCACGGCGGCCGGCATTCATGGCTGCGGGTTCTGCGTGGCGGGCCATACGGCAGTGGCGCTCAAGAAGGCGCAACTTCCCGAAGCACTGGTCAATGAAATCCGCGATCAGCAGACGCTTTCCGATGCGAAACTCGATGCCGTTGCCGTGTTCACGCGCGCTGTCATCGCCACGCGCGGTGCGGTCTCCGACGCCGAGTTCTCGGCATTCAAATCCGCCGGGTTCGACGATGCAGCAGCCCTTGAAGTGGTGCTCGGCGTATCACTCGCGACGTTGTGCAACTTTGCCAACAATCTTTCGCAAAACGAACTGAATCCGCAACTGGCGGCATATCGCTGGGCGCCGAAGGGTCAGGCGGCATGA
- a CDS encoding aldo/keto reductase, with product MKDVTETLHIAGIDTPVSRIGLGTWAIGGAMWGGADDIASVATIRSAVERGINLIDTAPVYGFGHSEEIVGRALEGLRDKAVIATKVALAWGDAGIRRNSTPARIQKEVEDSLRRLRTDYIDLYQVHWPDTLVPFDETAAALEKLRESGKIRAIGVSNFSPAQMDTFRRAAPLAAVQPPYNLFERAIDADVLPYAKRETLVVLAYGALCRGLLSGRMNENTTFEGDDLRKSDPKFQAPRFDQYLAAVNALKDFAKARHGKSVLALAIRWVLDQGPTIALWGARRPDQLDGVHDAFGWQLCAQDLTDIDEILAKYVTSPIGPEFMAPRLRDAKL from the coding sequence ATGAAGGACGTGACAGAAACGCTACACATCGCAGGCATCGATACGCCCGTCAGCCGCATCGGCCTGGGGACGTGGGCCATCGGCGGCGCCATGTGGGGCGGCGCCGACGACATCGCCTCGGTCGCCACGATTCGCAGCGCAGTGGAGCGCGGTATCAACCTGATCGATACGGCCCCGGTTTATGGCTTCGGCCACTCGGAAGAGATCGTCGGCCGCGCCCTCGAAGGCCTGCGCGACAAGGCCGTGATTGCCACGAAAGTCGCGCTGGCGTGGGGCGACGCCGGCATTCGCCGTAACTCGACGCCCGCTCGTATTCAGAAGGAAGTCGAGGACTCGCTGCGCCGCCTTCGCACGGATTACATCGACCTCTATCAAGTGCACTGGCCAGATACGCTTGTCCCATTCGATGAGACGGCCGCCGCGCTGGAAAAACTGCGTGAATCCGGCAAGATCCGCGCGATCGGTGTCAGCAATTTCTCGCCCGCACAAATGGATACGTTCCGCCGCGCAGCACCGCTCGCCGCCGTGCAGCCGCCGTATAACTTGTTCGAACGGGCGATCGACGCCGATGTGCTCCCGTATGCCAAGCGCGAGACGCTCGTCGTGCTGGCCTACGGTGCGCTTTGCCGCGGTCTGCTCTCGGGACGCATGAACGAAAACACGACGTTCGAAGGCGACGATCTGCGCAAGTCCGACCCGAAGTTTCAAGCGCCACGGTTTGACCAATATCTGGCTGCCGTGAATGCACTCAAGGACTTCGCTAAGGCGCGTCACGGCAAGTCGGTGCTCGCACTGGCCATTCGCTGGGTGCTCGATCAAGGACCGACGATTGCCCTGTGGGGCGCGCGCCGCCCGGATCAGCTCGATGGCGTTCACGATGCCTTCGGCTGGCAACTCTGCGCGCAGGATCTCACCGATATCGACGAAATTCTCGCGAAATACGTGACTTCGCCAATAGGACCAGAATTCATGGCACCCCGCCTGCGCGACGCGAAGTTATAA